In one window of Azoarcus olearius DNA:
- the rph gene encoding ribonuclease PH, whose product MRPSQRQANELRPVRLTRRYTRHAEGSVLVEFGDTRVLCTASVEEAVPPFLKGKGRGWVTAEYGMLPRATHTRSTREAAKGKQTGRTQEIQRLIGRSLRAVVDLAALGERQVVIDCDVLQADGGTRTASITGACVALHDALEGLVAAGKLATNPMTDFVAAISVGIVDGVPVLDLDYTEDSGCDTDMNVVMTGSGGIIEVQGTAEGTPFSRTELNALIDLAEAGIGRLVELQKAALAGA is encoded by the coding sequence ATGCGACCCAGCCAGCGCCAAGCCAACGAACTCCGCCCCGTCCGCCTCACCCGCCGCTACACGCGCCACGCCGAAGGATCGGTGCTGGTCGAGTTCGGCGACACCCGGGTGCTGTGCACCGCCAGCGTGGAGGAAGCGGTGCCGCCTTTCCTCAAGGGCAAGGGCCGCGGCTGGGTCACCGCCGAATACGGCATGCTGCCGCGCGCCACCCACACCCGCAGCACGCGCGAAGCCGCCAAGGGCAAGCAGACCGGCCGCACCCAGGAAATCCAGCGCCTGATCGGCCGCAGCCTGCGCGCGGTGGTGGATCTGGCCGCGCTCGGCGAACGCCAGGTGGTGATCGACTGCGACGTGCTGCAGGCCGACGGCGGCACCCGCACCGCGTCGATCACCGGCGCCTGCGTCGCGCTGCACGACGCGCTCGAAGGCCTGGTGGCCGCCGGCAAGCTCGCCACCAACCCGATGACCGACTTCGTTGCCGCGATCTCGGTCGGGATCGTCGACGGGGTGCCGGTGCTCGACCTCGACTACACTGAAGATTCGGGCTGCGACACCGACATGAACGTGGTGATGACCGGCAGCGGCGGCATCATCGAAGTGCAGGGCACCGCCGAGGGCACGCCCTTCTCACGCACCGAACTCAACGCCCTGATCGACCTCGCCGAAGCCGGCATCGGCCGCCTCGTGGAACTGCAGAAGGCGGCGCTGGCGGGAGCCTGA
- the rdgB gene encoding RdgB/HAM1 family non-canonical purine NTP pyrophosphatase, translating into MSKRLVLASNNAKKAAEMQALLAPLGIEVVAQGALGVSEAEEPHGTFVENALAKARHAAAATGLPAVADDSGLCVSALGGAPGVLSARFAGEPKSDARNNALLLDKLAGVADRSAYFYSAVVLVRHAGDPRPLIADGEWHGTILEAARGEGGFGYDPLFWLPELAQTAAELDAALKNTLSHRGAAMRHLLDRLKTHPL; encoded by the coding sequence ATGAGCAAACGACTCGTCCTTGCCAGCAACAACGCCAAGAAGGCCGCCGAGATGCAGGCCCTGCTCGCGCCGCTCGGCATCGAGGTGGTGGCGCAGGGCGCGCTTGGCGTTTCGGAGGCCGAGGAGCCGCACGGCACCTTCGTCGAGAACGCGCTCGCCAAGGCGCGCCATGCCGCGGCGGCCACCGGCCTGCCCGCGGTGGCCGACGACTCCGGCCTGTGCGTGAGCGCGCTCGGCGGCGCACCGGGCGTGCTTTCCGCGCGCTTTGCCGGCGAACCGAAGTCCGACGCGCGCAACAACGCGCTGCTGCTGGACAAGCTGGCCGGGGTCGCGGACCGCAGCGCCTACTTCTACTCGGCGGTGGTGCTGGTGCGCCACGCCGGCGATCCGCGCCCGCTGATCGCCGACGGTGAATGGCACGGCACCATCCTCGAAGCGGCGCGCGGCGAGGGCGGCTTTGGCTACGACCCGCTGTTCTGGCTGCCGGAACTCGCGCAGACCGCGGCCGAACTGGACGCCGCGCTGAAGAACACCCTCTCCCACCGCGGCGCCGCCATGCGCCATCTGCTCGACCGCCTCAAGACCCACCCGCTGTGA
- the hemW gene encoding radical SAM family heme chaperone HemW yields the protein MNERRVIPLTPAPAAAAVVLPERPQLSAPPPLALYVHFPWCVRKCPYCDFNSHAPRGETAIPEEAWAAAVVADLEAALPQVWGRRVHSIFIGGGTPSLMSAPVLDRLLTDIRMRLPLDPLAEITLEANPGTVEAARFRDFRAAGVNRLSLGVQSFDDAMLVRLGRIHGSDEAKRAIEGALAHFERVNIDLMYALPQQGLDAALADLDTALGFGVTHLSCYHLTLEPNTPFAHDPPPLPDDDSAADMQDAIEARLAAAGFRHYETSAFARPGQECRHNLNYWQFGDYLGIGPGAHGKLSNHEGIVREMRHKHPQRYLEGAARGDFVQERRSVTVAELPFEFMMNALRLTGGFPLALFAARTGLPLAAVEARLRAARQDGLLEIDADSVRPTERGRHFLNDLLQRFLDD from the coding sequence GTGAACGAACGCCGCGTCATACCGCTGACGCCGGCGCCGGCAGCGGCGGCCGTCGTCCTTCCCGAGCGCCCGCAGCTCAGCGCGCCACCGCCGCTCGCGCTGTACGTGCATTTCCCGTGGTGCGTGCGCAAGTGCCCCTACTGCGACTTCAACTCGCACGCCCCGCGCGGTGAGACCGCCATTCCGGAAGAGGCGTGGGCCGCAGCCGTGGTGGCCGACCTCGAAGCCGCCCTGCCGCAGGTGTGGGGGCGTCGGGTGCACAGCATCTTCATCGGCGGCGGCACGCCCAGCCTGATGTCGGCACCGGTGCTCGACCGCCTGCTCACCGACATCCGCATGCGCCTGCCGCTCGACCCCCTGGCGGAGATCACGCTGGAGGCCAATCCCGGCACGGTGGAAGCGGCCCGCTTCCGCGATTTCCGCGCCGCCGGCGTCAACCGCCTGTCGCTCGGCGTCCAGAGCTTCGACGACGCCATGCTCGTCCGCCTCGGCCGCATCCACGGCAGCGACGAAGCGAAGCGTGCGATCGAAGGCGCACTCGCGCACTTCGAGCGGGTAAACATCGACCTGATGTACGCGCTACCGCAGCAAGGGCTGGACGCGGCGCTCGCCGACCTCGACACCGCGCTCGGCTTCGGCGTCACGCATCTGTCCTGCTACCACCTGACGCTGGAGCCGAACACGCCCTTCGCCCACGATCCGCCGCCGCTGCCGGACGACGACAGCGCCGCCGACATGCAGGACGCGATCGAGGCGCGGCTGGCGGCCGCGGGCTTCCGCCACTACGAAACCTCCGCCTTCGCCCGGCCGGGGCAGGAATGCCGCCACAACCTCAACTACTGGCAGTTCGGCGACTACCTCGGGATCGGCCCCGGCGCCCACGGCAAGCTCTCCAACCATGAAGGCATCGTGCGCGAGATGCGCCACAAGCATCCGCAGCGCTATCTGGAAGGCGCGGCGCGCGGCGACTTCGTGCAGGAACGGCGGTCGGTGACGGTCGCCGAGCTGCCGTTCGAATTCATGATGAACGCGCTGCGGCTGACCGGCGGTTTTCCGCTCGCGCTGTTCGCCGCGCGCACCGGGCTGCCGCTGGCCGCGGTGGAAGCGCGCCTGCGTGCGGCGCGCCAGGACGGCCTGCTCGAGATCGACGCCGACAGCGTGCGCCCGACCGAGCGTGGACGCCACTTCCTCAACGACCTTCTGCAGCGTTTCCTGGACGACTGA
- the sppA gene encoding signal peptide peptidase SppA, with protein sequence MLRRLFRFIGRVLRALWRGVDLLRRTALNLVLLVLIVAALVAFFRAVPEVPQGAALVLRPQGVLVEQTVEAPLALLRGGAAGGQVALHDLLEAIRAAADDERIGALVIETDDLAGAGLSKLGELREAVVAFKASGKPVLARGERFTQGQYYLATVADEVHLAPDGFLLLQGLARHLTYFKDALDSLGIKLHVFRVGEYKSFSEPFTRNDMSDEDREASRDLLDGLWGAMRGEVARARKLTPEALDRYVLGFADVLAQAGGDPARAAQAAGLVDRLSTRDEWRAHLIERVGADKAGTGYRSVEADAYLFSLRAARPRHRDRVAVLVAQGAIADGEQPASAVGGDTLARQIREAREDNAVKAVVLRIDSPGGSAFASEVIRRELELTRRAGKPVVASMSSVAASGGYWIAVGADEIWALPTTVTGSIGIFAMLPEVSGPLARLGVHVDGVATGPLAGMPDPRRALDPGMAKAMQLGIEHGYRRFLEVVAEGRRMKVGEVDAVARGRVWTGETALELGLVDQLGGVDAAVRAAAKRAGLEHYSVQWPVTEVSAGRVLLQRLLADVGLDAALAAPASLRLVDGLEAAAAELARWNDPQQRYAHCLCAAPE encoded by the coding sequence GTGTTGCGTAGGCTGTTCCGGTTCATCGGCCGCGTGTTGCGCGCGCTCTGGCGCGGCGTCGACCTGCTGCGGCGCACCGCGCTCAACCTTGTGCTGCTGGTGTTGATCGTGGCTGCGCTGGTCGCCTTCTTCCGTGCCGTCCCCGAGGTGCCGCAGGGTGCCGCGCTGGTGCTGCGGCCGCAGGGCGTGCTGGTCGAGCAAACGGTCGAAGCGCCGCTGGCGCTGCTGCGCGGCGGTGCCGCGGGCGGCCAGGTGGCGCTGCACGACCTGCTCGAAGCGATCCGTGCCGCGGCCGACGACGAGCGCATCGGCGCGCTGGTCATCGAAACGGACGATCTCGCCGGCGCCGGCCTGTCCAAGCTGGGCGAACTGCGCGAGGCGGTGGTGGCCTTCAAGGCCAGCGGCAAACCGGTGCTCGCGCGCGGCGAGCGTTTCACTCAGGGCCAGTACTACCTCGCCACGGTGGCGGACGAGGTTCATCTCGCGCCGGACGGCTTCCTGCTGCTGCAGGGCCTCGCGCGCCATCTCACCTATTTCAAAGACGCGCTCGACAGCCTCGGCATCAAGCTGCACGTGTTCCGCGTCGGTGAATACAAGTCCTTCTCCGAGCCCTTCACGCGCAACGACATGTCCGACGAGGACCGCGAAGCCTCGCGCGACCTGCTCGACGGCCTGTGGGGTGCGATGCGCGGCGAGGTCGCGCGCGCGCGCAAGCTCACCCCGGAAGCGCTCGACCGCTATGTGCTCGGCTTTGCCGACGTGCTCGCGCAGGCGGGCGGCGACCCGGCGCGCGCGGCGCAGGCCGCCGGCCTGGTGGATCGTCTCTCTACCCGCGACGAGTGGCGCGCGCACCTGATCGAGCGCGTCGGCGCCGACAAGGCCGGCACCGGCTACCGCAGCGTGGAGGCCGATGCCTACCTGTTCTCGCTGCGCGCCGCGCGGCCCCGCCATCGCGACCGCGTCGCGGTGCTGGTCGCGCAGGGGGCGATTGCCGACGGCGAGCAGCCCGCCAGCGCGGTCGGCGGCGACACGCTCGCGCGCCAGATCCGCGAAGCGCGCGAGGACAACGCGGTAAAGGCGGTGGTGCTGCGTATCGACAGCCCGGGCGGTAGCGCATTCGCGTCCGAGGTCATCCGCCGCGAACTCGAGCTGACGCGCCGCGCGGGCAAGCCGGTGGTGGCCTCGATGAGTTCGGTCGCCGCCTCCGGCGGTTACTGGATCGCGGTCGGCGCGGACGAGATCTGGGCGCTGCCCACCACCGTGACCGGGTCGATCGGCATCTTCGCGATGCTGCCGGAGGTGAGCGGTCCGCTCGCGCGCCTCGGCGTCCATGTCGACGGCGTGGCCACCGGGCCGCTCGCCGGCATGCCGGACCCGCGGCGAGCGCTGGACCCGGGGATGGCGAAGGCGATGCAGCTCGGCATCGAGCATGGCTACCGGCGCTTCCTGGAGGTGGTGGCCGAGGGGCGCCGGATGAAGGTGGGCGAGGTCGACGCGGTGGCGCGCGGCCGGGTGTGGACCGGCGAAACCGCGCTCGAACTCGGTCTGGTCGATCAGCTCGGCGGCGTGGATGCGGCGGTTCGCGCCGCGGCCAAGCGCGCGGGCCTGGAGCACTACAGCGTGCAGTGGCCGGTCACCGAGGTGTCGGCCGGGCGTGTGCTGCTGCAGCGCCTGCTCGCCGACGTCGGCCTCGATGCGGCGCTGGCCGCGCCGGCCTCGCTGCGGCTGGTGGATGGACTGGAGGCCGCCGCGGCCGAACTGGCGCGCTGGAACGATCCGCAGCAACGCTACGCGCACTGCCTGTGCGCGGCGCCTGAATAA
- the trmB gene encoding tRNA (guanosine(46)-N7)-methyltransferase TrmB — protein sequence MSEADNKPVSAAVELIAQDRPEHRFSSRSIRSFVLRQGRMSGAQQRYLEDMLPKIGIEYRPAPLDLDAAFGRSAPKILEIGFGMGETTAKIAAAHPEQDYLGIEVHGPGVGAMCKLVAENGLANVRIMQHDAVEVMRDMIADGALAGVHVFFPDPWRKARHYKRRLIQPDFVALVAQKLAPGGYLHCATDWEHYAHWMLEILAAEPLLQNTADGFAPRPDYRPLTKFENRGLKLGHGVWDLVFRRR from the coding sequence ATGAGCGAAGCTGACAACAAGCCCGTGTCGGCCGCGGTCGAGCTGATCGCGCAGGACCGCCCGGAGCACCGCTTCTCCAGCCGCAGCATCCGCAGCTTCGTGCTGCGCCAGGGGCGGATGTCGGGCGCGCAGCAGCGCTACCTGGAAGACATGCTGCCGAAGATCGGCATCGAATACCGCCCGGCGCCGCTCGACCTCGACGCCGCCTTCGGCCGCAGCGCGCCGAAGATCCTCGAGATCGGCTTCGGCATGGGCGAGACCACCGCGAAGATCGCCGCTGCGCACCCCGAGCAGGACTACCTCGGCATCGAGGTGCATGGCCCCGGCGTCGGCGCGATGTGCAAGCTGGTGGCGGAAAACGGCCTCGCCAACGTGCGCATCATGCAGCACGACGCGGTCGAGGTGATGCGCGACATGATCGCCGACGGCGCGCTCGCCGGCGTGCACGTGTTCTTTCCCGACCCCTGGCGCAAGGCGCGCCACTACAAGCGCCGGCTGATCCAGCCCGATTTCGTCGCCTTGGTGGCGCAAAAGCTCGCCCCCGGCGGCTACCTGCACTGCGCGACGGACTGGGAGCACTATGCCCACTGGATGCTGGAGATTCTCGCCGCGGAGCCGCTGCTGCAGAATACCGCCGACGGATTTGCGCCGCGCCCCGACTACCGGCCGCTGACCAAGTTCGAAAACCGCGGCCTCAAGCTCGGCCACGGCGTGTGGGATCTGGTTTTCCGTCGCCGCTGA